The window GACCATCAGCATGCCGCCGTCAGGGCCCAGCGACTCATAGTCGAGATCCACCCCCACCACGGCGTCGGCGCCCAGGCGGCGGGCCTCATCGTTCATTTCCTGCAGGGCGATGTCGCGCGCCTCGCGCAGGGCCTTCTCGTAACCGCCCGCGCGCCCGCCGATGATGTTGGTAATGCCGGCGAAGATGTCGCGGAAGATGTGCGCGCCGATGATCGCCTCTCCCGACACCACACCCAGGGTGGCAGCGGTTTCGCGCTCGGCGATCGAGGGGGTGGTAGAGTTCAACATCGGCTCGTTCCTTCCTGATGGGCGTCTTCGACTCTACCCGATTGGCTCCGGGCACCCTACACTGGGTGTCATGACAGACGCCGCACTCCGATCTACCGCCGGTTTTGACCTGACCCCGCCCAACGAGGCCGAACGCGCGCGCCTCGAGGGCGACCTCACCGCCGAAGAGGCGCGGGTTCTGCTGCAGCACGGCACCGAGGCCCCCTTCTGCGGCGGTCTGCTGGGCGAGAAAAGCCCGGGTGTCTATGGCTGCCGCCTGTGCGGCCTGCCCCTGTTCCGCCACCAGACCAAGTTTGAGAGCGGCACCGGCTGGCCCAGCTTCTATGCGCCCTTTGCCGAAGATCATGTCCGGGCGATCAAGGACAGCTCCTATGGCATGACCCGCATCGAAACCCGTTGCGCCCGTTGTGACAGCCACCAGGGACACGTCTTTCCGGATGGCCCGCCGCCCACGCGCCTGCGTTACTGCATCAATTCGGTGTCCCTGCAGTTCGTGAAGACCGGCGATCCCCTGCCCGATCCCCTGCATCGCGGCGATCCTGCGGGCGACTGATCCGGGCCTTCAGGTTCTCGGGATTCCTGCTCTTTTGATCAGGGTCAGGCTGGCCCGATCGGTATCGCCACGGGCTATGGCCCGTGGATCAAGGGCCGGGCCGTGCTCTTGGACCTGATCCGTGAGACCAAGGCCACCCGCCTCTGCTGACTAGAGGCAAAGATCGCACTGCATCTCTCAGACTGACGCAGAGGACGCATGTTAATCGTTACCTCGAAGCATAATAATATGCAGCCATACCAGTCAGATGAGGCGGTTGTTCAGCGTCACCTTCAAACTCGTCACCAAAAGCGACCGCTGCCATAGGCCGTGAGTACAGATTTCAGCAGATTGTTATTGTAACTGCCAAACATCACAGGCTCGGTATGCCAAATTTCGCTCCCGACACTAGCCGCCCTTATGCGCATCAGTAGCCTCTGCCAGGGCCAGCTTGGTCTTCGAAAGCTCGTCTTCCAACTGACTCACGCGCATCTCCAGGTCCTGGCACTCCTTGATCCAGGGCCACCGATCATTAGCG of the Caulobacter henricii genome contains:
- a CDS encoding YbjQ family protein is translated as MLNSTTPSIAERETAATLGVVSGEAIIGAHIFRDIFAGITNIIGGRAGGYEKALREARDIALQEMNDEARRLGADAVVGVDLDYESLGPDGGMLMVTAAGTAVKLR
- the msrB gene encoding peptide-methionine (R)-S-oxide reductase MsrB, giving the protein MTDAALRSTAGFDLTPPNEAERARLEGDLTAEEARVLLQHGTEAPFCGGLLGEKSPGVYGCRLCGLPLFRHQTKFESGTGWPSFYAPFAEDHVRAIKDSSYGMTRIETRCARCDSHQGHVFPDGPPPTRLRYCINSVSLQFVKTGDPLPDPLHRGDPAGD